From a single Okeanomitos corallinicola TIOX110 genomic region:
- a CDS encoding PIN domain nuclease, with product MIIVDSSVWVDYFNGIETPETNKLDQLLGVELIAIGDLILTEVLQGFRSDNGYQTAKELLTSLHIFEMLGLDIAIKSADNYRFLRKQGITIRKTADVIIATFCIETQNSLLFSDKDFLPFVNHLGLIRIQ from the coding sequence ATGATTATTGTAGATTCAAGTGTCTGGGTAGATTATTTTAATGGGATAGAAACACCAGAAACTAACAAACTAGATCAGCTTTTAGGAGTAGAACTAATAGCTATCGGTGATTTAATTTTAACTGAAGTTTTGCAGGGATTTCGTTCAGATAATGGATATCAAACAGCAAAAGAATTATTAACTTCTCTGCATATTTTCGAGATGTTAGGATTAGATATTGCTATTAAAAGTGCTGATAATTATAGATTTTTGCGTAAACAAGGTATCACTATTAGAAAAACTGCTGATGTGATTATAGCAACGTTCTGTATTGAAACCCAAAACTCACTTTTATTTAGTGATAAAGATTTTCTACCTTTTGTAAATCATTTGGGTTTAATTCGTATTCAATAA
- a CDS encoding type II toxin-antitoxin system VapC family toxin, producing the protein MSYLLDTNIVSLAIKNDFRIKQKLQISKFEGIDIYISCITYFEIRRGFLAVDAPKKRERFNIFCQQYPIIFLDDLDILEKAAEIHADLRLKGLPIQSEDVLIAATAMIKGLTVVSNDSDLARVEGLSLENWVV; encoded by the coding sequence ATGAGTTATTTGTTAGATACTAATATTGTTTCTTTAGCGATTAAAAATGATTTTCGCATCAAGCAAAAGCTACAAATCAGCAAATTTGAGGGCATAGATATTTACATTAGCTGTATTACTTATTTTGAAATTAGGAGAGGATTTTTAGCGGTTGATGCTCCTAAAAAAAGAGAAAGGTTTAACATATTCTGTCAACAATATCCAATCATTTTTTTAGATGATTTAGATATTTTAGAAAAAGCCGCAGAAATTCACGCTGATTTGAGATTAAAAGGTTTACCGATTCAAAGTGAAGATGTTTTAATTGCTGCTACGGCAATGATTAAAGGTTTAACTGTGGTTTCTAATGATAGTGATTTGGCAAGGGTTGAAGGTTTAAGTTTAGAAAATTGGGTGGTGTGA